In the Advenella kashmirensis WT001 genome, one interval contains:
- the holA gene encoding DNA polymerase III subunit delta, translated as MAGQTPNYERFIADLGKPDVQLHPLYVISGDELLLRNEALDALRAACRLQGYTERVTLSLTATGPWNAIEENTQSISLFGDRKLMELELPTGKPGKTGGDALVSLANRAARQELTDISVVLILPRADRTISSAKWYTAVTQHAVLVNTPVISREQLPAWIQGRLKRQKQHADPATLAWITDKVEGNLLAAHQEILKLGLQYPEGELTLEEVESAVLDVSRYNVFDMSHAILRGDGQRALKVLHGLQAEGEALPMVLGLLTYDIRNLYTLAQARQNGHNPRNLTRKLGLFPPKDQLILNTLDRLPFSQIMGLIQHAHDIDRLFKGFPADGRLTDAWQEMARLVLRMADTTASSH; from the coding sequence ATGGCAGGACAAACCCCAAACTACGAACGCTTCATTGCCGATCTGGGTAAGCCGGATGTGCAGTTGCACCCGCTGTATGTGATCAGCGGCGACGAATTACTGTTGCGCAACGAAGCGCTGGACGCATTGCGCGCAGCCTGTCGGCTTCAGGGCTATACCGAAAGGGTCACACTCAGCCTGACGGCCACCGGCCCATGGAATGCCATAGAAGAGAACACCCAGTCCATTTCCCTGTTCGGCGATCGCAAGCTGATGGAACTTGAACTGCCCACCGGCAAGCCCGGCAAAACCGGCGGCGACGCACTGGTCTCGCTGGCCAATCGCGCCGCAAGGCAGGAATTGACCGATATTTCCGTTGTCCTGATTCTGCCACGGGCAGACAGGACCATATCCTCTGCAAAATGGTATACCGCCGTAACGCAGCACGCTGTGCTGGTCAATACGCCAGTCATCAGCCGCGAGCAATTGCCCGCCTGGATTCAGGGCCGGCTCAAGCGCCAGAAGCAGCACGCCGATCCAGCAACCCTGGCGTGGATTACCGATAAGGTCGAAGGCAATCTGCTGGCGGCGCATCAGGAAATCCTCAAGCTGGGCTTGCAATATCCTGAAGGCGAATTGACGCTGGAAGAAGTGGAAAGTGCCGTTCTGGACGTGAGCCGCTATAATGTCTTTGACATGAGTCATGCCATTTTGCGCGGCGATGGTCAGCGCGCGCTCAAGGTGCTGCATGGGTTGCAGGCCGAGGGCGAGGCGTTGCCAATGGTGCTGGGCCTGCTTACTTATGACATTCGTAATCTTTATACACTTGCTCAGGCAAGGCAGAACGGACACAATCCCAGGAACCTGACGCGCAAGCTCGGTCTGTTTCCGCCCAAGGATCAGCTGATCCTCAATACGCTGGACCGGCTGCCCTTTTCGCAGATTATGGGCTTGATCCAGCACGCCCACGACATTGATCGTCTGTTCAAGGGTTTTCCTGCTGACGGAAGACTGACCGACGCCTGGCAGGAAATGGCCCGACTCGTTCTGCGTATGGCAGACACGACCGCATCCTCTCACTGA
- a CDS encoding CopD family protein produces MLWIKSLHIVFVTAWFAGLFYLPRIFVNLAQQPQDGPVYPVLLGMARRLLRFTTMLAVPAVAFGLVLMLYYRIGLANGWLHAKLLFVLLIIGYHHACFRIYKKFVQGRNQRDHVFYRWFNEIPVLLLLAVVILVVTKPF; encoded by the coding sequence ATGCTTTGGATCAAATCCCTTCATATCGTCTTTGTGACAGCCTGGTTCGCCGGACTGTTCTATCTGCCACGCATTTTTGTCAATCTGGCCCAACAGCCCCAGGATGGTCCGGTGTATCCGGTCCTGCTGGGCATGGCCCGGCGGCTGCTGCGCTTTACCACCATGCTGGCCGTGCCGGCTGTCGCTTTCGGCCTGGTACTCATGCTGTATTACCGAATCGGCCTTGCCAATGGCTGGCTGCATGCGAAACTGCTTTTTGTGCTGCTGATTATCGGCTACCATCACGCCTGTTTTCGCATTTATAAAAAATTTGTACAGGGCCGCAACCAGCGCGACCATGTCTTTTATCGCTGGTTCAATGAAATACCGGTATTGCTACTGCTGGCGGTGGTCATTCTTGTGGTCACCAAACCCTTCTGA
- the eno gene encoding phosphopyruvate hydratase, translating into MSAIVDIIGREILDSRGNPTVECDVLLESGVMGRAAVPSGASTGTREAVELRDGDKSRYLGKGVLKAVENVNTEISEALMGLDAQEQTFIDHTLIDLDGTENKERLGANALLAVSMAVARAAADESGLSLYRYFGGSGPMSMPVPMMNVINGGAHANNTLDMQEFMILPVGATSFRESLRMGAEVFHALKKLIHGHGMSTAVGDEGGFAPNVANHESAIHLILNAITEAGYEPGTQIALGLDCASSEFYRDGKYHLAGEGNISLTSAEFANLLASWCDKYPIISIEDGMAENDWDGWKILTDQLGKKVQLVGDDLFVTNTKILKEGIQKGVANSILIKINQIGTLTETFAAIEMAKRAGYTAVISHRSGETEDSTIADIAVATNAMQIKTGSLSRSDRMAKYNQLLRIEEELAEVARFPGLDAFYNIR; encoded by the coding sequence ATGAGTGCAATTGTTGATATTATCGGTCGCGAAATCCTGGATTCCCGTGGGAATCCAACCGTAGAGTGTGATGTATTGCTCGAATCCGGCGTTATGGGGCGGGCTGCTGTACCGTCTGGTGCCTCTACTGGTACGCGCGAAGCTGTTGAACTGCGTGACGGTGATAAGTCCCGTTACCTGGGCAAAGGCGTGCTCAAGGCAGTGGAAAACGTCAATACTGAAATTTCCGAAGCGCTCATGGGCCTGGATGCGCAGGAACAGACTTTCATTGACCACACTCTGATCGACCTGGATGGAACCGAGAACAAGGAGCGCCTGGGCGCCAACGCACTGCTGGCAGTGAGTATGGCCGTGGCACGTGCCGCAGCCGATGAGTCCGGTCTTTCCCTGTATCGCTATTTTGGCGGCAGCGGCCCCATGAGCATGCCTGTGCCCATGATGAACGTCATCAATGGCGGCGCCCATGCCAACAATACGCTCGATATGCAGGAATTCATGATCCTGCCGGTGGGCGCAACCAGTTTCCGTGAATCGCTGCGCATGGGCGCAGAGGTTTTCCACGCGCTGAAAAAACTGATTCATGGTCATGGCATGTCTACTGCGGTGGGCGACGAGGGCGGTTTTGCGCCCAATGTGGCCAATCATGAGTCGGCCATTCATCTGATCCTGAATGCGATTACCGAAGCCGGCTACGAGCCTGGTACCCAAATCGCGCTGGGCCTCGATTGCGCCAGCTCCGAATTTTACCGTGACGGCAAATATCATCTGGCAGGCGAGGGCAATATTTCCCTGACGTCGGCCGAGTTTGCCAATTTGCTGGCCTCCTGGTGCGACAAATACCCAATCATCAGCATCGAAGACGGTATGGCCGAAAACGATTGGGATGGCTGGAAAATCCTTACAGACCAGTTGGGCAAGAAAGTGCAGCTGGTGGGCGACGATCTGTTTGTGACCAATACGAAAATCCTCAAGGAAGGTATCCAGAAAGGCGTTGCCAACTCCATTCTTATCAAGATCAACCAGATCGGTACACTGACAGAAACCTTTGCAGCCATTGAAATGGCCAAGCGCGCAGGTTACACGGCAGTTATTTCACACCGCTCCGGTGAAACCGAAGACTCGACCATTGCCGATATTGCCGTGGCCACCAACGCCATGCAGATCAAGACCGGCTCGCTGTCTCGTTCGGACCGTATGGCCAAGTACAACCAGCTGCTGCGTATTGAGGAAGAACTGGCAGAAGTGGCCCGCTTCCCGGGTCTGGATGCGTTTTACAACATCCGTTAA
- the ftsB gene encoding cell division protein FtsB, giving the protein MRLLYLALMVACVAIQYPLWWGEEGWARVTVLKQQLEAQEEKNKALLARNNAMDAEVHDLKTGTDALEDRARIEMRMIKKDETYVQILTPNEPQPDVPVSYEVPGAPKAKAAPAAAAKPQASGKAQAKATTGTRAKPESGKPARSSKPAQQ; this is encoded by the coding sequence ATGCGCTTACTATACCTTGCCCTGATGGTTGCCTGCGTAGCCATACAATATCCGCTGTGGTGGGGGGAAGAAGGGTGGGCGCGCGTGACAGTGCTCAAGCAGCAACTGGAAGCCCAGGAAGAGAAAAACAAGGCGTTGCTGGCACGTAATAATGCGATGGATGCTGAAGTTCATGATCTGAAAACCGGTACCGATGCGCTTGAAGATCGCGCCCGTATTGAAATGCGCATGATCAAAAAAGACGAAACCTATGTGCAGATCCTGACGCCGAACGAGCCGCAGCCGGATGTGCCGGTAAGCTACGAAGTACCAGGAGCACCCAAGGCCAAGGCAGCTCCCGCTGCGGCAGCCAAGCCTCAGGCCTCGGGCAAAGCCCAGGCAAAAGCGACAACTGGCACACGCGCAAAGCCTGAGAGCGGCAAGCCAGCCAGATCTTCAAAACCGGCACAGCAATAA
- the hslO gene encoding Hsp33 family molecular chaperone HslO: protein MTTDQLQKYLLDDRSTRIQTVDLTETWHTGLAHQSYPPVVRDLLGQLCAASVLLASNIKFDGSLVLQLQGDGPLALIVVECQSDLSLRATVQLRQEFVVPDNATFQSLLNSNGNGRFIVILDPTDRQEGQQPYQGVVPMEGDSVAKVLEHYMKQSEQLDTHIWLAANEQRAAGLLLQRLPDHGGTADDAEAHQESWQRTRILAQTLTQEEMLSESPETLIHRLFWEEPLLTFEPQPVRWFCPCTRERVGNMLKMLGRDEIESILSEQEQIDIACNFCGKPYTFDAIDCARLFIDGQSPEDPPEPIAH from the coding sequence ATGACGACTGACCAATTACAGAAATACCTGCTTGACGATCGCAGCACCCGCATCCAGACCGTCGATCTGACCGAGACCTGGCATACCGGTCTGGCGCATCAGAGCTACCCGCCAGTCGTTCGCGACCTGCTTGGGCAACTATGTGCCGCCTCGGTACTGCTTGCCTCGAACATTAAATTCGATGGTTCACTCGTGCTGCAACTGCAGGGCGACGGGCCGCTGGCCCTGATCGTGGTCGAGTGCCAATCCGACCTGAGCCTGCGCGCCACCGTGCAGTTGCGCCAGGAGTTTGTGGTACCCGACAATGCCACATTCCAGTCGCTGCTCAACAGCAATGGCAATGGTCGGTTTATTGTCATTCTGGATCCGACAGACCGGCAGGAAGGCCAGCAACCCTATCAGGGCGTGGTTCCCATGGAAGGCGATTCGGTCGCCAAGGTCCTGGAACATTATATGAAGCAGTCGGAACAGCTCGATACGCACATCTGGCTGGCCGCCAACGAGCAACGCGCTGCGGGTCTGCTGCTGCAGCGACTGCCCGACCACGGCGGTACGGCCGATGATGCCGAAGCGCACCAGGAATCGTGGCAGCGCACCCGCATTCTGGCGCAGACCCTGACGCAGGAGGAAATGCTTAGCGAGTCTCCAGAAACACTGATTCACCGCCTGTTCTGGGAAGAGCCCTTACTCACTTTCGAGCCACAACCGGTGCGCTGGTTTTGTCCATGCACACGTGAACGCGTCGGCAATATGCTCAAAATGCTCGGTCGGGATGAAATAGAGAGCATTCTGAGCGAACAGGAACAAATTGACATCGCCTGCAATTTCTGCGGCAAGCCGTATACCTTCGATGCGATCGATTGCGCCCGTCTGTTTATCGATGGCCAGTCGCCCGAAGATCCGCCCGAACCCATTGCGCATTAA
- a CDS encoding LPS-assembly lipoprotein LptE has translation MVYSLSFSRWHQALLAALLLSLVLAGCGFKLRGEKPLPFTTMYTNIESNSRFGAYLRRSLQASSPSLQFVDDASAAQVVLSQLERVQSQREVSLNSQGQVEEYELTLRLTFQLVSNSGQLLIPPSTLTSTRTLPYDEANSQAKAQEMVTLYQDMEAQMVGQLVRRISSDDVIQGYQQGAGTQGEAQFVR, from the coding sequence ATGGTGTACTCTCTTTCTTTCTCGCGCTGGCATCAGGCCCTGCTGGCAGCCCTCTTGCTCAGCCTGGTGCTGGCCGGTTGCGGCTTCAAACTGCGTGGTGAAAAGCCGCTGCCGTTTACCACGATGTACACCAATATTGAAAGCAACTCGCGCTTTGGCGCCTACTTGCGTCGATCTCTGCAAGCCAGTTCACCATCACTGCAATTTGTCGACGATGCATCGGCAGCACAGGTGGTCCTCTCGCAACTGGAACGCGTCCAGTCACAGCGTGAAGTCTCGCTCAACTCTCAGGGCCAGGTTGAAGAGTACGAGCTGACGCTGCGCCTGACTTTTCAGCTGGTTTCCAATAGCGGTCAATTGCTGATCCCGCCGTCCACCCTCACCTCCACACGTACGCTGCCTTATGACGAAGCCAACTCCCAGGCCAAAGCCCAGGAAATGGTTACGCTATATCAGGACATGGAAGCGCAAATGGTGGGACAACTGGTCCGGCGCATCAGTTCTGATGACGTGATCCAGGGCTATCAGCAGGGTGCCGGCACGCAAGGTGAAGCGCAGTTCGTTCGATAA
- a CDS encoding glutamate-5-semialdehyde dehydrogenase: protein MTTETSKNLDIDTQMLTYGQQAKAAARLLMRADDKQKSAALLHIARTLETQAEQLQAENALDLQKARDNGLEAAMLDRLTLSDKALGLMATGLRQIAALEDPVGSRSETRIRPNGMQVSKMRIPLGVIGIIYESRPNVTIDAAALCLKSGNAAILRGGSEAFRSNQALGKIIQEGLAFAGLPAHAVQTINTTDRAAVGRLITLSDYVDVIIPRGGKGLIRRLEAEATVPMIRHLDGNCHVYIDRAADLEMAHAIAFQAKTYRYGVCGSMETLLVHQDIAEQVLPRLAAAYVEKGVALRGCPRTLKLVPQATAATDEDWATEYLAPILAIRIVDSIDDAMTHIATWSSGHTEAIVTDSVSAANRFQREVDSSSVYVNLPTVFADGFEYGLGAEIGISTNRLHARGPVGLEGLTTYKWVLEGNGQLRG, encoded by the coding sequence ATGACAACCGAAACCAGTAAAAATCTCGATATCGATACGCAAATGCTGACCTATGGCCAGCAAGCCAAAGCCGCCGCCCGCCTGCTAATGCGCGCAGACGACAAACAGAAGTCGGCCGCCCTGCTGCATATTGCCCGTACGCTGGAAACCCAGGCAGAGCAATTGCAGGCCGAAAACGCACTGGATCTGCAAAAAGCGCGCGACAACGGTCTGGAGGCGGCCATGCTCGATCGCCTGACGCTATCGGATAAAGCACTGGGCCTGATGGCAACCGGCCTGCGCCAGATCGCAGCGCTGGAAGACCCGGTAGGCAGCCGCAGTGAAACCCGCATCCGGCCAAACGGCATGCAAGTCTCGAAAATGCGCATCCCGCTGGGGGTCATCGGCATCATTTATGAATCTCGCCCCAATGTCACGATCGATGCAGCTGCGCTGTGTCTGAAATCGGGCAATGCCGCCATTTTGCGCGGCGGCAGCGAGGCCTTTCGCTCCAATCAGGCTTTGGGCAAAATTATTCAGGAAGGGCTGGCTTTCGCCGGCCTGCCCGCGCATGCGGTGCAAACCATCAATACCACAGACCGCGCCGCTGTAGGCCGGCTCATTACCCTGAGCGATTACGTCGACGTAATTATTCCCCGGGGTGGTAAGGGCCTGATCCGACGCCTGGAAGCAGAGGCGACGGTACCGATGATCCGCCATCTTGACGGCAACTGCCATGTGTATATAGACCGCGCAGCCGATCTTGAGATGGCCCACGCCATTGCCTTTCAGGCCAAAACCTATCGCTACGGCGTGTGCGGCTCAATGGAAACACTGCTGGTGCATCAGGACATTGCAGAACAGGTTCTGCCCCGGCTTGCCGCAGCCTATGTGGAAAAAGGCGTGGCGCTCCGCGGCTGTCCCCGTACCCTGAAACTGGTGCCGCAGGCCACTGCCGCCACCGATGAAGACTGGGCAACAGAGTACCTGGCGCCCATTCTGGCCATTCGTATTGTCGACTCCATCGATGACGCCATGACGCATATCGCCACCTGGAGTTCGGGGCATACGGAAGCGATTGTCACCGACAGCGTGTCCGCCGCCAATCGCTTCCAGCGGGAAGTCGATTCGAGCTCCGTTTATGTGAACCTGCCTACCGTCTTTGCCGACGGTTTCGAGTACGGGCTGGGTGCAGAGATCGGCATTTCAACCAATCGTCTGCACGCGCGCGGCCCTGTCGGCCTGGAGGGCCTGACAACCTATAAATGGGTCCTCGAAGGCAACGGCCAATTGCGCGGGTAA
- a CDS encoding LOG family protein, with product MSVTKATTIQGQINEITSELLTAADHLKDLTAAVSIFGSARIRSDSPYYTKTQEISGLLAKAGFNVISGGGPGIMEAANKGCHEAGGTSIGLNIELPHEQKDNRYQTDSLYFKYFVSRKTTFFMNSAGYIIMPGGFGTLDEMFEALTLIQTGKASKAPVVFVGTEFWQGLMDWIRNQLVVNKLISEHDLDLFIVEDDPQKVVEHIQTKHQQYVLDASCVGLC from the coding sequence ATGTCAGTAACAAAAGCAACAACGATTCAGGGTCAGATAAACGAGATAACCAGCGAGCTGCTTACAGCGGCAGATCATCTCAAGGATTTGACCGCAGCGGTGAGCATTTTTGGAAGTGCACGGATCCGGTCAGATTCGCCCTACTATACCAAAACGCAAGAGATTAGCGGCCTTCTTGCCAAGGCGGGCTTCAATGTTATTTCCGGCGGCGGTCCCGGCATCATGGAAGCAGCCAACAAAGGCTGCCATGAAGCAGGCGGAACCAGTATCGGACTGAACATCGAACTGCCTCACGAACAGAAAGACAATCGCTACCAGACCGACAGCCTGTATTTCAAATATTTTGTATCGCGCAAAACGACCTTTTTCATGAACAGCGCAGGCTACATCATCATGCCCGGCGGGTTCGGCACCCTGGACGAAATGTTCGAGGCCCTCACGCTGATCCAGACCGGCAAGGCCAGCAAAGCACCGGTTGTCTTTGTCGGCACCGAATTCTGGCAAGGGTTGATGGACTGGATCCGCAACCAGCTGGTGGTCAACAAGCTGATTTCGGAACACGATCTGGATCTGTTCATTGTCGAAGACGATCCGCAAAAAGTGGTTGAGCACATTCAGACCAAACACCAGCAGTACGTTCTGGATGCCAGCTGTGTCGGACTATGTTAA
- a CDS encoding gamma carbonic anhydrase family protein encodes MAVYQIDELAPNIDATAFVFDSATVIGNVTLEKNVSVWANVAIRGDNAPILIQEGSNVQEGSVLHVDEGVPLTIERNVTVGHQAMLHGCTIGQGSLIGMQAIVLNNARIGKNCIIGAGAIVTEGKVIPDGSLVIGIGKIARTLSEDEIANIHKNTAHYVWQGQRYRSGLKRLT; translated from the coding sequence ATGGCTGTGTATCAGATCGATGAACTGGCGCCAAATATCGATGCCACCGCTTTTGTCTTTGACAGCGCGACGGTCATTGGCAACGTCACCCTGGAAAAAAATGTCAGCGTCTGGGCCAATGTGGCCATTCGCGGCGACAACGCGCCTATCCTGATCCAGGAAGGCAGCAACGTACAGGAAGGCAGCGTACTGCATGTAGACGAAGGCGTTCCCCTGACCATTGAAAGGAACGTCACCGTGGGCCATCAGGCCATGCTGCACGGCTGCACCATCGGCCAAGGGTCTCTGATCGGCATGCAGGCCATTGTCCTGAACAACGCCCGCATTGGCAAAAACTGCATCATCGGCGCCGGCGCCATCGTTACCGAAGGCAAAGTCATCCCCGATGGCTCGCTTGTTATCGGTATCGGCAAAATTGCACGTACGCTGAGCGAAGACGAAATTGCCAACATTCACAAAAATACTGCTCATTACGTATGGCAGGGGCAGCGCTATCGCAGCGGCCTTAAACGCCTGACGTAA
- a CDS encoding AMP-binding protein, translating to MIESEVHGQQAGSFLHSLPYFFSAPDSLRHLMTDHYSSLYKSFEWLVPTVFNIADACCHRWASSPHEARQVAIYFEDQVGQLTLLTYGQLSEKVNKLANGFIRMGVQPQDRVAVALQHSAESAITQLAVLTVGAIVVPLTASLSNAEYAERLHDSQARVAVVDKHSITALISAVDNHSPVKQIIGIHTDDDRIISWRTLLARQPSTFTPHVVSASTPAILVYPATTENEPLRGVLLDHSSLIGTLPGFVASQNWFPKANDIFWTSYDWNSPNGLLNALLPTLYFGKSIVGCPAGRTIPRLFTLLEHYQITNIHASGQDLRRIREYPDTLEEFELAIRSISCLDTDYDPSLGQWAKERFNVDINVVAAPLGFGYIIGESQEKWAPRQGSMGRVYPGHRITVIDQAGKPLKTGQKGFIAVNRTDQNDYPDPAVALHYWSGAQIHPLQAEPQEWIPTAIRGHIDKDGYVWRDADTDADSVTS from the coding sequence ATGATAGAATCAGAAGTCCACGGGCAGCAGGCAGGATCATTTTTGCACTCACTGCCCTATTTCTTTAGCGCCCCCGATTCTTTACGCCACCTTATGACCGATCATTATTCGTCACTCTATAAATCATTTGAATGGCTGGTTCCCACGGTATTCAATATAGCGGATGCCTGCTGTCACCGTTGGGCCTCCAGCCCGCACGAAGCACGCCAGGTCGCCATTTATTTCGAAGATCAGGTCGGGCAGCTCACATTACTGACTTACGGGCAACTGTCCGAAAAGGTCAATAAACTGGCCAACGGCTTTATCCGCATGGGTGTGCAGCCGCAGGACCGCGTCGCGGTCGCGCTGCAGCACTCGGCTGAAAGCGCGATTACCCAGCTGGCCGTCCTGACCGTGGGTGCGATTGTGGTGCCCCTGACCGCCTCCCTGAGCAACGCTGAATATGCAGAAAGACTGCATGATTCGCAGGCACGGGTCGCGGTGGTCGACAAGCACTCCATTACAGCGCTTATTTCAGCGGTTGACAATCATTCGCCAGTCAAACAGATCATCGGCATCCATACCGATGATGATCGAATCATTTCCTGGCGGACCCTGCTGGCGCGCCAACCGTCCACCTTCACCCCGCATGTCGTGAGCGCCTCCACGCCGGCCATTCTGGTATATCCAGCAACGACCGAAAACGAACCGTTGCGGGGCGTGCTGCTGGATCACAGCTCACTCATTGGCACCCTGCCCGGCTTTGTCGCTTCACAGAACTGGTTTCCGAAAGCAAACGATATATTCTGGACTTCCTACGACTGGAACAGCCCCAACGGTCTGCTCAATGCCCTGTTGCCCACACTTTATTTCGGTAAATCCATTGTCGGCTGCCCGGCCGGACGCACCATACCGCGCCTGTTTACGCTGCTCGAACACTATCAGATTACCAATATTCACGCATCCGGCCAGGATTTGCGCCGTATCCGCGAATATCCCGATACGCTGGAAGAATTCGAACTGGCCATCCGCAGCATCAGCTGCCTGGACACCGATTACGACCCATCGCTGGGCCAATGGGCCAAAGAGCGCTTTAACGTTGACATCAACGTCGTTGCGGCGCCGCTGGGCTTTGGCTACATCATTGGCGAAAGTCAGGAAAAATGGGCGCCTCGCCAGGGTAGCATGGGCCGTGTGTACCCGGGCCATCGGATTACTGTTATCGACCAGGCCGGCAAGCCCCTGAAAACGGGCCAGAAGGGTTTCATCGCAGTCAACAGGACCGACCAGAACGACTATCCCGATCCGGCGGTTGCCTTGCACTACTGGTCTGGCGCCCAGATCCATCCGCTGCAGGCTGAGCCACAAGAATGGATCCCAACCGCCATTCGCGGCCACATCGACAAGGATGGCTACGTCTGGCGTGATGCCGACACTGACGCCGATAGCGTAACCAGCTAG
- a CDS encoding helix-turn-helix transcriptional regulator, translated as MSTTDNNTFTLAQDEATQLALINRALAMLDFDCFDYIQRHPTPFTTPRYHHLGTIPDALIRLDDRHLIHDTIIPAVMQRQVGLVWELKDFYTIHPELAAREHRNFYGLFAPGTNLQGHTGAVLTLIRLNRPITQQELTDELARYQLMIYALQHLCQLILARRHRQQLAIHLTPRQTDILKWIADGKSNDDIAHILGISSHTVNYHTKQILDKTHTQNRHSAAMSAFIAGMIPS; from the coding sequence ATGTCCACCACTGACAACAATACCTTCACACTCGCTCAGGACGAAGCCACACAGTTGGCACTGATCAATCGGGCACTTGCCATGCTGGATTTCGACTGTTTTGACTACATCCAGAGGCATCCCACTCCCTTTACCACGCCCCGCTACCACCATCTGGGCACCATCCCCGATGCGCTTATCCGGCTGGACGACCGGCACCTGATCCACGACACCATCATTCCCGCCGTCATGCAACGGCAAGTCGGCCTGGTCTGGGAATTGAAGGATTTCTATACCATCCATCCCGAACTGGCAGCAAGAGAACACCGCAACTTCTATGGCCTGTTCGCCCCGGGCACCAACTTGCAGGGCCACACCGGCGCCGTACTGACGCTGATCAGGTTGAACCGACCGATCACCCAGCAGGAACTGACCGATGAGCTGGCCCGATACCAGCTGATGATTTATGCCTTGCAGCATCTGTGCCAGTTGATCCTTGCCCGGCGCCATCGCCAGCAACTGGCCATCCACCTGACGCCACGGCAAACCGATATCCTCAAATGGATCGCCGACGGCAAGAGCAATGACGATATCGCCCATATCCTGGGTATCTCATCGCATACCGTCAATTACCACACCAAACAAATTCTGGACAAAACCCATACCCAGAACCGGCATAGCGCGGCAATGAGCGCATTTATCGCCGGCATGATCCCGTCATAG